One Pomacea canaliculata isolate SZHN2017 linkage group LG9, ASM307304v1, whole genome shotgun sequence DNA segment encodes these proteins:
- the LOC112572922 gene encoding uncharacterized protein LOC112572922 produces MTKAGDICVQLCERTRGLPKLVLCLFLVILQGTMFNLYMYMWMGPIWLCWFLYDGLNVGLLTVAFVLSSRSVDEQRKGHFSRRTIGWLAWLVLEIGVMVRMLIGFLNFCKLMEENTFFGPSTFKTTIALSSAIFLLLLTSHYEAPYGSPQRLYVVELTGTVLFDLIDVVEAVDVLFVKEAVESLNPTMEVAILVVASINLLLPTIPFVTLSITGFGQRRLSSLLVSAHKALVSVAINLPNLVIRLILWHGFSVGISVFVLKNIVVIVLTTYSFYEHKHDKYHQHKHEEREKSWEKQQLEMTAHHGRATMTPEDKPMEAGHASEGHDEKKAAAESDKHHCRVEAEEKTTPYHGKRRESVA; encoded by the exons ATGACGAAGGCAGGTGATATATGTGTTCAGCTGTGCGAGCGCACGCGAGGATTACCAAAGCTGGTTCTGTGTTTGTTCCTGGTGATCCTGCAGGGCACCATGTTCAacctgtacatgtacatgtggaTGGGTCCTATCTGGTTGTGCTGGTTTCTCTACGATGGTCTGAACGTGGGGTTACTGACTGTGGCCTTTGTCCTCTCCTCCCGGTCTGTGGACGAGCAGCGAAAAGGACATTTCAGCCGCAGGACTATCGGGTGGCTAGCCTGGCTAGTTCTAGAG ATTGGCGTGATGGTGCGGATGCTGATCGGCTTCCTGAATTTTTGCAAGTTGATGGAGGAGAACACTTTTTTCGGGCCCAGCACCTTCAAGACCACCATCGCCCTctcgtccgccatcttcctcctactgctgacgtcacactacGAGGCGCCCTATGGCTCCCCCCAGCGGCTGTACGTTGTGGAGCTGACTGGCACAGTGCTCTTTGACCTCATCGACGTG GTGGAGGCTGTGGACGTGTTGTTCGTCAAGGAAGCCGTTGAATCCCTGAATCCTACCATGGAGGTTGCCATCCTTGTGGTCGCCAGCATCAACCTCTTGTTACCCACAATCCCGTTTGTTACCCTGAGCATCACGGGATTCGGTCAGAGACGCCTGTCAAGTCTCCTCGTGTCGGCACACAAG GCCTTGGTTTCCGTGGCCATCAACCTGCCCAACCTCGTCATCCGCTTGATCCTCTGGCACGGCTTCAGCGTGGGCATCTCGGTCTTCGTCCTCAAGAACATCGTGGTCATCGTTCTGACCACCTACAGCTTCTACGAGCACAAGCACGACAAGTATCACCAGCACAAACATGAAGAGCGGGAGAAATCGTGGGAGAAGCAGCAGCTGGAGATGACGGCCCACCACGGACGAGCGACCATGACCCCGGAGGACAAGCCAATGGAGGCGGGTCACGCGAGCGAAGGTCACGATGAGAAGAAAGCTGCGGCGGAGAGTGACAAGCATCATTGCAGGGTGGAAGCGGAAGAAAAGACAACCCCGTATCACGGAAAACGACGGGAATCGGTGGCATAA